From Anopheles darlingi chromosome 2, idAnoDarlMG_H_01, whole genome shotgun sequence, the proteins below share one genomic window:
- the LOC125950714 gene encoding uncharacterized protein LOC125950714, producing the protein MFMDDSGIESGDKLESLFVDELGSFVEQDHPQHAKDTMPTAVTGGGIDSDAESDIFSKLNDFDVVFENPSERSRQEDPIRAAVAAASAPVTDSDPYAANRPDFHSGRKVLSSDNSTDSYASSTAATASATGSVPSGSTLEDKSQRDHGSGAQLSTCKILQRKLELKVERAKRNYRQMYHTEQEPHEKEPQISSLIPISRLPIPGGRDNQQLIDVNSGFNSDDDLENVSFFPRNQRKLSGPQARQELSDTFSIQEMTIESDNEDLDFEQCRKLSDSKGYRKILNRAAGGTGPDDYLDNDTLDEDDDSQNLELLAPKGGYALKEQLRRMFCCCKANDFL; encoded by the exons ATGTTTATGGATGACAGTGGCATCGAGAGTGGAGACAAGCTGGAGTCTCTGTTCGTCGACGAGCTTGGAAGCTTCGTGGAGCAGGATCATCCGCAGCACGCCAAGGACACGATG CCAACAGCTGTtaccggtggtggcatcgATTCCGATGCGGAAAGTGATATCTTCTCCAAGCTTAACGACTTCGATGTTGTTTTCGAGAACCCGAGCGAAAGATCCCGCCAGGAGGATCCCATTAGGGCGGCAGTGGCCGCAGCTAGCGCTCCGGTGACCGATTCGGATCCTTACGCGGCCAATCGTCCAGATTTCCATTCCGGCCGCAAGGTTCTGTCGAGCGACAACAGTACGGACTCGTACGCGTCCTCTACTGCCGCTACTGCGAGTGCTACAGGATCAGTGCCTTCCGGTTCGACGTTGGAGGACAAATCACAGCGAGACCACGGTTCTGGTGCACAATTGAGCACATGTAAGATACTGCAGCGGAAGCTAGAACTGAAGGTGGAACGCGCTAAGCGTAACTACAGGCAAATGTATCACACTGAACAG GAACCACATGAGAAGGAACCACAGATAAGCAGCCTGATACCGATCTCGAGGCTACCGATTCCCGGAGGACGTGATAatcagcagctgatcgatgtGAACTCGGGCTTCAACAGTGACGACGACCTGGAGAATGTGTCTTTCTTTCCGCGTAACCAGCGGAAGCTGAGCGGCCCTCAGGCGCGCCAGGAGCTGTCCGATACGTTTAGCATCCAGGAGATGACGATCGAGTCAGACAATGAGGATTTGGACTTTGAACAGTGTCGCAAACTGTCGGACAGTAAGGGGTATCGAAAGATTTTGaatcgagcagcaggaggaaccggaccggatgacTATCTCGACAACGACACactggatgaagatgatgactCGCAGAATCTTGAGCTTTTGGCACCGAAAGGTGGTTACGCGCTGAAGGAGCAACTGCGCCgtatgttttgttgctgcaaagCTAATGATTTCCTGTGA